One region of Salvia miltiorrhiza cultivar Shanhuang (shh) chromosome 3, IMPLAD_Smil_shh, whole genome shotgun sequence genomic DNA includes:
- the LOC131017343 gene encoding uncharacterized protein LOC131017343 encodes MLSLFSLIFLNVLALAVIIIIAVVYSFSLIFLIVLALAVIIIVAVVSMLLRWQKTVSSGEDNGAVVSEEFLNERNLKCPEKPKEPEKPKAPEKPSPPCAPPKAWFGDIDDEPTQMEYDTANLWRLRDRTSRPQG; translated from the exons ATGTtgtctttgttttctttgatttttctcAATGTTTTGGCCCTTGCTGTCATAATTATCATTGCTGTAGTGTATTcgttttctttgatttttctcATTGTTTTGGCCCTTGCTGTCATAATTATCGTTGCTGTAG TTTCTATGTTACTTCGTTGGCAAAAGACGGTTTCCTCCGGCGAAGATAATGGGGCGGTAGTGTCAGAGGAGTTTCTTAACGAGAGAAACTTGAAGTGCCCCGAAAAACCGAAGGAACCCGAAAAACCGAAGGCACCCGAAAAACCGAGCCCCCCCTGCGCCCCCCCGAAGGCGTGGTTCGGAGATATAGATGATGAACCCACACAAATGGAGTACGATACGGCCAATCTATGGCGGTTGAGAGATAGGACCAGCAGGCCGCAGGGATAA